In the Candidatus Eisenbacteria bacterium genome, one interval contains:
- a CDS encoding extracellular solute-binding protein codes for MRLAWAMARVVATAAVAGALVLAAGCGRAPGSKVTITVWEQMDPPERAQFEKHIAEFMKRDTNVVIVHQNYDTETLRTQFQTAANGGSGPEIVFGPSDQVGPFSVMGIIQPLEQVEGLGPAYFAGFEAASLDTLDGHLYYAPDQMGNHLVLIYNRRLAPRPPGTTDELIAMARRATVPGRGGAPGTYGLVLNMVEPFWLAPFLAGYGGWVMDARNQPTLDSPGMVQSLRFLSDLRTVHRVIPQECNYQVMETLFKENKAAFLVNGPWSWQGYRAAGVDFGIAPLPRVSSTGNWCAPMTASKGYSINRNCPKGSLPAVVALLKYLTGPGVQAENARALLTLPSATAAYQDSFVKSDEFLRQSRAAYSLGRRMPVVPEMRAIWDAMRPQMERVLNGQTSPDSAAKNMQAMALKQIRLMKE; via the coding sequence ATGCGGTTGGCGTGGGCGATGGCGCGCGTGGTGGCGACGGCGGCGGTGGCCGGGGCCCTGGTGCTCGCGGCAGGGTGCGGGAGGGCCCCCGGCAGCAAGGTGACGATCACCGTCTGGGAACAGATGGACCCGCCCGAGCGCGCCCAGTTCGAGAAGCACATCGCCGAGTTCATGAAGCGCGACACCAACGTGGTGATCGTGCACCAGAACTACGACACCGAGACGCTGCGCACCCAGTTCCAGACCGCGGCCAACGGCGGCTCGGGCCCGGAGATCGTCTTCGGCCCCTCCGACCAGGTCGGGCCGTTCTCGGTCATGGGCATCATCCAGCCGCTGGAGCAGGTCGAGGGGCTGGGGCCGGCCTACTTCGCCGGCTTCGAGGCCGCCAGCCTGGACACGCTCGACGGGCACCTCTACTACGCGCCGGACCAGATGGGCAACCACCTGGTGCTGATCTACAACCGCAGGCTGGCGCCCCGGCCCCCCGGGACCACCGACGAGCTGATCGCGATGGCGCGCCGGGCCACCGTGCCCGGCAGGGGGGGCGCCCCCGGCACCTACGGGCTCGTGCTCAACATGGTGGAACCGTTCTGGCTGGCGCCGTTCCTGGCCGGCTACGGCGGCTGGGTCATGGACGCGCGCAACCAGCCCACGCTGGACTCGCCGGGCATGGTGCAGTCGCTGCGCTTCCTCTCCGACCTGCGCACCGTGCACCGGGTGATCCCGCAGGAGTGCAACTACCAGGTGATGGAGACGCTGTTCAAGGAGAACAAGGCCGCCTTCCTGGTGAACGGCCCGTGGTCGTGGCAGGGCTATCGCGCCGCAGGCGTGGACTTCGGCATCGCCCCGCTGCCCCGGGTGAGCTCCACCGGGAACTGGTGCGCGCCCATGACGGCATCCAAGGGCTACTCCATCAACCGGAACTGTCCCAAGGGCTCGCTGCCCGCGGTGGTGGCTCTCCTGAAGTACCTCACCGGCCCCGGGGTGCAGGCCGAGAACGCGCGGGCGCTGCTCACGCTGCCCAGCGCCACGGCGGCCTACCAGGACTCCTTCGTGAAGTCCGACGAGTTCCTGCGCCAGTCGCGCGCCGCGTACTCGCTGGGCCGGCGCATGCCGGTGGTGCCCGAGATGCGCGCCATCTGGGACGCCATGCGGCCGCAGATGGAGCGGGTGCTCAACGGGCAGACCTCCCCGGACTCCGCGGCGAAGAACATGCAGGCCATGGCCCTCAAGCAGATCCGGCTGATGAAGGAGTAG
- a CDS encoding carboxypeptidase regulatory-like domain-containing protein, with product MNPRMRPATRNLAIATLLCAFSLLHCDRAPNRSLLTPTGGGGGPTCKSKFTKIQVAGDFNGWSLTAAPSMTAVGCVWTATVLNVTAGEHKFKFVTNGAFDNPLDYGSDEVCRPALNGTISAVSGSGTAICVTFAKAANYRFTLDEEALTFRIEEVVVQQPATLRGSVAFGGSPPAGLKAAVTALLAGTQTVAASDTTAQSFVFEGLEAGRYDVRFAAPGYLDTVRAGVLAAAGQTVDLGPTVLRTGCASQFHTIQLAGNFNPDLYGNFDLARSPQMTKIAGCVWQGTVNSVTAGQHYFKMVTDGAFDNPKDYGGDEGRCLTVTHDTLLTPVRQVSGTGTALCVTFPDAGNYRFTLDESAGTVLVERLVVANPGSVTGHVLFPGTPAAGARASVRVFAAGTANQLGADSTAAGAASQAFAVPGIPPGSVDVRVAAVGYRDTSRTGVTVTAGQAADIGTLALTAVVGCVSRAHTSMILTGNFAQFPSFDLSRSPHMTRLGTCRWQVTVDSVKAGEKFLKFVVDSSATRDGYGGDENNCLALSPAGGLTSGVTHTPGVGGNLCVTFTPGRYRFTLDEQSLTFTIERLAPGAPRRTAWRAPR from the coding sequence ATGAACCCGAGAATGCGGCCTGCCACCCGGAACCTGGCGATCGCCACGCTCCTGTGCGCGTTTTCGCTGCTGCACTGCGACCGCGCCCCGAACCGCTCCCTGCTCACGCCCACCGGCGGCGGGGGCGGACCCACCTGCAAGTCGAAGTTCACCAAGATCCAGGTGGCGGGGGACTTCAACGGCTGGAGTCTCACCGCGGCGCCGTCCATGACCGCCGTCGGGTGCGTGTGGACGGCCACGGTGCTCAACGTCACCGCCGGCGAGCACAAGTTCAAGTTCGTCACCAACGGCGCCTTCGACAACCCGCTCGACTACGGCTCGGACGAGGTGTGCCGCCCGGCGCTCAATGGCACGATCAGCGCGGTGAGCGGCTCCGGCACCGCCATCTGCGTCACCTTTGCCAAGGCCGCCAACTATCGCTTCACCCTCGACGAGGAGGCGCTCACCTTCCGGATCGAGGAGGTGGTGGTGCAGCAGCCGGCCACCCTCCGGGGGAGCGTGGCCTTCGGCGGTTCCCCCCCGGCGGGGCTGAAGGCGGCCGTCACGGCCCTCCTCGCGGGCACCCAGACGGTGGCCGCGTCCGACACCACCGCCCAGTCGTTTGTCTTCGAGGGCCTCGAGGCCGGCCGCTACGACGTGCGCTTCGCCGCCCCCGGCTACCTCGACACCGTCCGCGCGGGCGTGCTCGCGGCGGCCGGCCAGACCGTGGACCTGGGCCCGACGGTGCTGCGCACCGGCTGCGCCTCGCAGTTCCACACCATCCAGCTCGCCGGCAATTTCAACCCCGACCTGTACGGAAATTTCGACCTGGCGCGCTCGCCGCAGATGACGAAGATCGCCGGCTGCGTGTGGCAGGGCACGGTGAACAGCGTCACCGCCGGACAGCACTACTTCAAGATGGTCACCGACGGCGCCTTCGACAACCCCAAGGACTACGGCGGCGACGAGGGGCGCTGTCTCACCGTCACGCACGACACGCTGCTGACGCCGGTGCGCCAGGTGAGCGGCACCGGCACCGCCCTGTGCGTCACGTTCCCGGACGCCGGGAACTACCGCTTCACGCTGGACGAGTCCGCCGGCACCGTGCTGGTGGAACGCCTGGTGGTGGCCAACCCCGGCTCGGTCACCGGGCACGTCCTGTTCCCGGGCACCCCGGCCGCGGGCGCCCGGGCTTCGGTGAGGGTCTTCGCCGCGGGCACCGCCAACCAGCTGGGCGCGGACAGCACCGCCGCCGGCGCCGCCAGCCAGGCCTTCGCTGTCCCCGGCATCCCGCCGGGCAGCGTGGACGTGCGCGTGGCCGCGGTGGGCTACCGGGACACCAGCAGGACCGGGGTCACGGTGACCGCGGGGCAGGCCGCCGACATCGGAACGCTGGCCCTGACCGCGGTGGTGGGCTGTGTCTCCCGGGCGCACACGAGCATGATCCTGACCGGCAACTTCGCGCAGTTCCCGTCCTTCGACCTGTCCCGCTCGCCGCACATGACCCGGCTGGGCACGTGCCGCTGGCAGGTCACCGTGGACAGCGTCAAGGCCGGGGAGAAGTTCCTGAAATTCGTGGTGGACAGCAGCGCCACGCGGGACGGCTACGGCGGGGACGAGAACAACTGCCTGGCGCTCAGCCCCGCGGGCGGGCTCACCTCGGGCGTGACGCACACGCCGGGCGTGGGCGGCAACCTGTGCGTGACCTTCACCCCCGGCCGCTACCGGTTCACGCTCGACGAGCAGAGCCTGACCTTCACCATCGAGAGACTGGCCCCGGGAGCCCCGCGCCGGACCGCCTGGCGCGCGCCCCGATGA
- a CDS encoding Ig-like domain-containing protein, whose amino-acid sequence MSRHPSIRTLCALLVGAFGLLAGAAQAVPYNHINADGTWGVGEWDIATERRCSNTIAPWGNDGNPQSILVTWDADSLYVGVEVNAWNNAALVYIDSDGITTGATNSDFYQGFTMPGWDPDFVFGAYNMQWGSVLGGNPRLRRITPAGTTSSYAGGRFGVKDKNTDGGHGTGLVEIAIPWTDLSAHSNGHVRVAAGTGWALVKVPQVDPAGGLGGESGDELCGTDQVGGTDGVSSTLDTPTDIAYDLDGNGIPDNSVDTVPPTVLWSNSPAVAPSYTGSHTEATVQFSEVVDLATAQAASNYLLDGATVPVAAVRGTPDSTQVVLTFASPLTLGATHTVLVTGVKDRAGNLIVNNGTTNVGCFCIRRLVFTVNMSLHLRTDGTNPDSLTIIGSMSPLQWDPVCRLHMHDDGTHGDAAAGDSVWTTTLDFARTQVCGATPDTTQVDYEFNHRCAEYEGMHHVYRLACGNPIDTLSVWWKDIAPSNFTDKPMDVIFRCDAGTGPLYVNGSQLPLNWNVPSVTPLADDGVSPDSAAADRRWTLTVRFPAGTLKNVGFKYLVDSLGTHFYECGNDRSVFLNDAAYDTVGGTLGPIVITPPGIFGQGCVSVTAVGDGGGRFRLLPNSPNPFSGSTRIRFMASVATDAELGVYDASGRLIRTLFRGRITGGEQSVNWDGRDASGKSVSSGIYFYRFRAGAEVQERRMVVIR is encoded by the coding sequence ATGAGCCGACACCCGAGCATCCGCACGCTGTGCGCACTTCTCGTGGGAGCCTTCGGGCTGCTCGCGGGAGCGGCGCAGGCCGTCCCGTACAATCACATCAACGCCGACGGCACGTGGGGGGTGGGCGAGTGGGACATCGCCACCGAACGCCGCTGCTCGAACACCATCGCGCCGTGGGGCAACGACGGGAATCCCCAGTCCATCCTGGTGACCTGGGACGCCGACTCACTCTACGTGGGCGTGGAAGTGAACGCCTGGAACAACGCGGCCCTGGTCTACATCGACTCCGACGGCATCACCACCGGGGCCACCAACAGCGACTTCTACCAGGGCTTCACCATGCCCGGCTGGGACCCGGACTTCGTGTTCGGCGCCTACAACATGCAGTGGGGCTCGGTGCTGGGGGGCAACCCCAGGCTGCGCCGGATCACGCCGGCCGGCACCACCTCCAGCTACGCGGGCGGCCGCTTCGGGGTGAAGGACAAGAACACCGACGGCGGCCACGGCACCGGCTTGGTGGAGATCGCCATCCCGTGGACCGACCTGTCCGCGCACTCGAACGGGCACGTCCGCGTGGCGGCGGGCACCGGCTGGGCCCTGGTGAAGGTCCCGCAGGTGGATCCCGCGGGCGGCCTGGGCGGCGAGTCCGGAGACGAGTTGTGCGGCACCGACCAGGTGGGCGGCACCGACGGCGTGAGCTCGACCCTGGACACCCCGACGGACATCGCCTACGACCTGGACGGCAACGGGATCCCGGACAACTCCGTGGACACGGTCCCGCCGACCGTGCTGTGGTCCAACTCGCCGGCGGTCGCGCCAAGCTACACCGGCAGCCACACCGAGGCCACGGTGCAGTTCAGCGAGGTGGTGGACCTGGCCACCGCGCAGGCCGCATCCAACTACCTGCTGGACGGAGCCACCGTGCCCGTCGCCGCGGTGCGCGGCACCCCCGACAGCACCCAGGTGGTGCTCACGTTCGCCTCGCCGCTCACGCTCGGCGCCACGCACACCGTGCTCGTCACGGGGGTGAAGGACCGCGCGGGCAATCTCATCGTCAACAACGGCACCACCAACGTGGGCTGCTTCTGCATCCGGCGGCTGGTGTTCACCGTAAACATGTCGCTGCACCTGCGCACCGACGGCACCAATCCCGACTCGCTGACCATCATCGGCAGCATGAGCCCGCTGCAGTGGGATCCGGTCTGCCGCCTCCACATGCACGACGACGGCACCCACGGCGACGCCGCGGCCGGCGACAGCGTGTGGACCACCACGCTCGACTTCGCGCGCACCCAGGTGTGCGGCGCCACGCCGGACACCACCCAGGTTGACTACGAGTTCAACCACCGCTGCGCCGAGTACGAGGGCATGCACCACGTGTACCGGCTGGCGTGCGGCAACCCCATCGACACGCTGAGCGTGTGGTGGAAGGACATCGCGCCGTCCAACTTCACGGACAAGCCGATGGACGTCATCTTCCGTTGCGACGCCGGCACCGGCCCGCTCTACGTCAACGGGTCCCAGCTGCCGCTGAACTGGAACGTGCCGTCGGTCACGCCGCTCGCCGACGACGGCGTCTCGCCCGACTCGGCCGCCGCGGACCGCCGCTGGACGCTCACGGTCCGGTTCCCCGCGGGCACGCTCAAGAACGTCGGCTTCAAGTACCTGGTGGACAGCCTGGGCACCCACTTCTACGAGTGCGGCAACGACCGCAGCGTGTTCCTCAACGACGCCGCCTACGACACGGTGGGGGGTACGCTGGGCCCGATCGTGATCACGCCGCCGGGCATCTTCGGCCAGGGCTGCGTGAGCGTCACGGCGGTGGGCGACGGGGGGGGCCGGTTCCGCCTGCTGCCCAACTCGCCCAACCCCTTCAGCGGATCCACGCGCATCCGCTTCATGGCCTCGGTGGCGACCGACGCGGAGCTGGGTGTGTACGACGCCAGCGGCCGGCTGATCCGCACCCTGTTCCGGGGCCGGATCACGGGAGGGGAGCAGTCGGTGAACTGGGACGGCCGGGACGCCTCGGGCAAGTCCGTCTCCAGCGGCATCTACTTCTACCGCTTCCGAGCCGGCGCGGAGGTGCAGGAACGCAGGATGGTGGTCATCCGGTAA
- a CDS encoding glycogen-binding domain-containing protein, protein MSAEAARTALGKDPASVTLAGDFNNWSPNDAATACRLQDGVWTAVITLQPGKHTYKFVLDGGAKWKEDPSNSEKVDDGFGGSNSVVNVP, encoded by the coding sequence ATGTCCGCGGAGGCGGCCCGCACGGCGCTGGGCAAGGACCCCGCCTCGGTGACCCTGGCGGGGGACTTCAACAACTGGAGCCCCAACGACGCCGCCACCGCCTGCCGGCTTCAGGACGGCGTGTGGACCGCCGTGATCACGCTGCAGCCGGGCAAGCACACCTACAAGTTCGTGCTCGACGGCGGCGCCAAGTGGAAGGAAGACCCGTCCAACAGCGAGAAGGTGGACGACGGCTTCGGCGGCTCGAACTCGGTGGTCAACGTCCCGTAG
- a CDS encoding sugar ABC transporter permease has protein sequence MLSVVFYPLLYNFLLAFRNMSLYHFQVTEFVGLRHFRAIFADPSFYSVFAKTLVWTVVNVFFHVTLGVMLGILINRPLPGRAVMRALLILPWAVPQYISALTWKGMFNYEYGAINLMLTRLLHLAPVPWLSDAFWAFVAPILTNVWLGFPFMMIVTLGGLQSIPQEMYEAADIDGATAFQKLTRITLPMLAPILAPAIVLGVVWTFNNLNIVWLVTEGGRPADQSHILNTYIYKSAFAYNRYSYAAAFSVIVFLILLGFLLLTARTQKRQAGA, from the coding sequence ATGTTGTCGGTGGTGTTCTACCCGCTGCTGTACAACTTCCTGCTGGCGTTCCGGAACATGAGCCTGTACCACTTCCAGGTCACCGAGTTCGTGGGCCTGAGGCACTTCCGCGCCATCTTCGCAGACCCCTCGTTCTACTCGGTGTTCGCCAAGACGCTGGTGTGGACGGTGGTGAACGTGTTCTTCCACGTGACCCTGGGGGTGATGCTGGGCATCCTCATCAACCGCCCGCTGCCGGGGCGCGCGGTGATGCGGGCGCTCCTGATCCTGCCCTGGGCGGTGCCCCAGTACATCAGCGCCCTCACGTGGAAGGGGATGTTCAACTACGAGTACGGCGCCATCAACCTGATGCTGACCCGGCTGCTGCACCTGGCCCCGGTGCCGTGGCTCTCCGACGCGTTCTGGGCCTTCGTGGCGCCCATCCTCACCAACGTGTGGCTGGGCTTCCCGTTCATGATGATCGTGACCCTGGGCGGCCTGCAGAGCATTCCGCAGGAGATGTACGAGGCCGCCGACATCGACGGCGCCACCGCCTTCCAGAAGCTCACCCGGATCACCCTGCCCATGCTGGCGCCCATCCTGGCGCCCGCCATCGTGCTGGGCGTGGTGTGGACCTTCAACAACCTCAACATCGTGTGGCTGGTGACCGAGGGCGGCCGCCCCGCCGACCAGTCGCACATCCTGAACACCTATATCTACAAGAGCGCCTTCGCGTACAACCGGTACAGCTACGCCGCGGCGTTCTCGGTGATCGTGTTCCTGATCCTGCTGGGGTTCCTGCTGCTGACCGCGCGGACCCAGAAGCGGCAGGCGGGCGCGTGA
- a CDS encoding ATP-binding cassette domain-containing protein, producing the protein MASVEFVGVRKDYQPGVPVLHRLDLAAVEGELLVLVGPSGCGKSTVLRLLAGLEEPTEGDIRIGGRSVVGVAPGRRDVAMVFQNYALYPHMSVRDNLSFGLKVRKIAGPEIERRVNATAGLLGLTEYLDRRPRALSGGQRQRVALGRALVREPQVFLLDEPLSNLDAQLRLRMRSEIKQLHARVGVTMVYVTHDQVEAMSLGHRVAVLKDGWLQQLGTPDEIYAHPANAFVAGFLGSPQINMVDCEASGGALVAAGTPVDVPGRPAWPEGTRLRLGLRPESVRLGDTGMPADVLWVEHLGHEAWVWVVRSEAPPVVGQQVRLGWNWPDAHWFDRDSGARMNPA; encoded by the coding sequence ATGGCTTCGGTGGAATTCGTTGGGGTGCGCAAGGACTACCAGCCCGGCGTCCCGGTCCTGCACCGGCTGGACCTGGCCGCCGTGGAAGGGGAGCTGCTGGTGCTCGTCGGCCCGTCCGGGTGCGGAAAGTCCACGGTGCTGAGGCTGCTCGCCGGCCTGGAGGAGCCCACCGAGGGCGACATCCGCATCGGCGGCAGGAGCGTGGTGGGCGTGGCCCCCGGCCGGCGCGACGTGGCCATGGTGTTCCAGAACTACGCCCTGTACCCGCACATGTCGGTGCGCGACAACCTGAGCTTCGGGCTCAAGGTGCGCAAGATCGCGGGCCCCGAAATCGAGCGGCGCGTGAACGCCACCGCCGGGCTGCTGGGGCTCACCGAGTACCTGGACCGACGCCCGCGGGCCCTCTCCGGCGGACAGCGCCAGCGCGTGGCGCTGGGACGCGCGCTGGTGCGTGAGCCGCAGGTGTTCCTGCTGGACGAGCCGCTGAGCAACCTGGACGCACAGCTGCGACTGCGCATGCGCTCCGAGATCAAGCAGCTCCACGCCCGCGTGGGCGTGACCATGGTGTACGTCACGCACGACCAGGTGGAGGCGATGTCGCTGGGCCACCGCGTGGCGGTGCTCAAGGACGGCTGGCTGCAGCAGCTCGGCACCCCCGACGAGATCTACGCGCACCCGGCGAACGCGTTCGTGGCCGGCTTCCTGGGCTCGCCCCAGATCAACATGGTGGACTGCGAGGCCAGCGGCGGCGCGCTGGTGGCGGCGGGCACGCCGGTGGACGTTCCCGGACGCCCCGCCTGGCCCGAGGGCACCAGGCTGCGCCTGGGCCTGCGACCGGAGAGCGTGCGACTGGGTGACACGGGCATGCCCGCGGACGTGCTGTGGGTGGAACACCTCGGGCACGAGGCGTGGGTGTGGGTGGTGCGCTCCGAGGCCCCGCCGGTGGTGGGCCAGCAGGTCCGGCTGGGATGGAACTGGCCCGATGCGCACTGGTTCGACCGCGACAGCGGCGCCCGGATGAACCCGGCCTGA
- a CDS encoding sugar ABC transporter permease: MAGRAGRTSRGGSRAGDFAAYAVLLVFCAIAVYPVLQVFGIALRPADRLYSTSLAIIPPDATLHSFRVILFEKPFLLWLRNSVLLAAAVTLVSIALAATAGYAFSRYRFRGRETGLQAFLMTQMFPATMLLLPLYVLFKRVHLLDSMLGLGVAYVATAMPFCVWTMKGYYETLPKDLEEAALIDGMGPWGAFVRVVLPLAAPALAITALFSFMASWSEFMVARVILTRPQLFTLPLGLESLAGTFQTEWANYAAGSLLVCLPVVVLFISLNRFLISGLTLGGVKG, from the coding sequence GTGGCGGGCAGGGCGGGTCGGACTTCCCGCGGGGGCAGCCGGGCCGGCGACTTCGCGGCCTACGCGGTGCTGCTCGTCTTCTGCGCCATCGCGGTGTACCCGGTGCTGCAGGTGTTCGGCATTGCGCTGCGGCCCGCCGACCGGCTGTACTCCACGTCGCTGGCCATCATCCCGCCGGACGCGACGCTGCACTCCTTCCGCGTCATCCTGTTCGAGAAGCCCTTCCTGCTGTGGCTGCGCAACAGCGTGCTGCTGGCGGCGGCCGTGACGCTGGTCAGCATCGCGCTGGCTGCCACCGCCGGGTACGCATTCTCGCGCTACCGGTTCCGGGGGCGGGAGACCGGGCTGCAGGCCTTCCTGATGACCCAGATGTTCCCGGCCACCATGCTGCTTCTGCCGCTCTACGTGCTGTTCAAGAGGGTCCACCTGCTGGACTCGATGCTGGGCCTGGGCGTGGCCTACGTGGCCACCGCCATGCCCTTCTGCGTCTGGACCATGAAGGGCTACTACGAGACGCTGCCGAAGGACCTGGAGGAGGCCGCGCTCATTGACGGGATGGGCCCGTGGGGGGCTTTCGTGCGGGTGGTCCTGCCGCTGGCCGCCCCGGCCCTGGCCATCACCGCGCTGTTCTCCTTCATGGCCTCGTGGTCGGAGTTCATGGTGGCGCGCGTCATCCTGACCCGCCCGCAGCTGTTCACCCTGCCGCTGGGCCTGGAGAGCCTGGCCGGCACGTTCCAGACCGAGTGGGCCAACTACGCGGCCGGGAGCCTCCTGGTGTGCCTGCCGGTGGTGGTGCTGTTCATCTCCCTCAACCGCTTCCTGATCTCGGGCCTAACGTTGGGCGGGGTCAAGGGTTGA
- a CDS encoding ubiquinone/menaquinone biosynthesis methyltransferase, whose amino-acid sequence MSLEPSRVTDPRGVFQLFNRIAPRYDLVNRLMSLGRDLSWRRDLLELVRDRPGPLLDLCAGTGDVALMASRHLPGRPVLCADGSAGMLRRGLGRDGALALAGWVQADALRLPLREASLGSITVAFGVRNVVALDELMRELRRTLRPGGRLAVLDIFAPASGLVGVCYGLYLRHLVPALGAAVGGDGAAYRHLSASVRAFGRPGDLAARMEGAGFRGVGFRSMQLGAIGLVWGEKG is encoded by the coding sequence ATGAGCCTCGAACCGTCCCGCGTCACCGACCCCCGCGGGGTCTTCCAGCTGTTCAACCGCATCGCGCCGCGCTATGACCTCGTCAACCGCCTGATGAGCCTGGGCCGCGACCTGTCCTGGCGCCGCGACCTGCTGGAACTGGTGCGCGACCGGCCCGGGCCGCTGCTGGACCTTTGTGCCGGAACCGGCGACGTGGCGCTGATGGCCTCGCGCCACCTGCCGGGCCGGCCGGTCCTGTGCGCCGACGGCAGCGCGGGCATGCTGCGCCGCGGCCTCGGGCGCGACGGCGCGCTCGCGCTGGCCGGCTGGGTGCAGGCCGACGCGCTGCGCCTGCCGCTGCGCGAGGCCTCGCTGGGCTCGATCACCGTGGCCTTCGGGGTGCGCAACGTGGTGGCGCTGGACGAGCTGATGCGCGAATTGCGGCGCACGCTGCGACCTGGAGGCCGGCTGGCCGTGCTCGACATCTTCGCGCCGGCCTCCGGGCTGGTGGGGGTCTGCTACGGCCTGTACCTGCGCCACCTGGTGCCCGCGCTGGGCGCCGCGGTGGGCGGCGACGGCGCCGCCTACCGCCACCTGTCCGCGTCGGTCCGGGCCTTCGGCCGGCCGGGGGACCTGGCGGCCCGGATGGAGGGCGCGGGCTTCCGCGGGGTGGGCTTCCGCTCCATGCAGCTCGGAGCGATCGGACTGGTGTGGGGGGAGAAGGGATGA
- a CDS encoding Zn-dependent exopeptidase M28, producing MSRILATALMASLLMVAGPGPSARAAPGFVVRHDPLFSPREEAELDARLHADLDSLTVDHARGVYRSRHGRRVDTFVDALPFLERRLRGESPLATEFLPVRDNCLYLAVDRDCFHHKVSDTLSIAVCNLRAFARDCNLEGPPPRRPKVILCAHYDSDARLTGRDWHFESDPAPGADDNASGCAALLELARQVGTLRFPFDLEFQFFGGEEFGLFGSRHEAAAADARGDSILAVLSLDMLAYAPRRDSLFVVVDSASRWLADSLVGVSRRAWADGPALQTVVEARPRDNSDHAPYRNLGCPAAMLSEAASPVLTNPTTETLADTLGNLSMRAIRRAVQLVGMWLRELAAPRAVFETLPWGPYAMLPSQRKVLAAGDSLRLPEVTVRVAAGSGVDAEWELLDRARPFFMGWLDGKFQSRSGDVRTLFDTFGPVTFGPGARVTMPARTLPLGPAQSGSYAFDELWKLRPVPSGLGREISVESWSDWIELLPAKDAAPWELGPRTNPVGADSPVPAAYVRLRAGTPVGVRLFDAAGRTVHRAREAARDFAGLPYVPLAPAGRNLPAGVYFYRLELDDGRASHGRIVILR from the coding sequence ATGAGCCGCATCCTGGCGACGGCGCTGATGGCCTCCCTGTTGATGGTCGCCGGGCCCGGGCCATCGGCGCGCGCCGCGCCCGGGTTCGTGGTCCGGCACGACCCGCTCTTCTCCCCGCGGGAGGAAGCCGAGCTCGACGCGCGCCTCCACGCCGACCTGGACTCGCTTACCGTGGACCACGCGCGCGGCGTGTACCGCTCGCGCCACGGCCGGCGCGTGGACACCTTCGTGGATGCGCTGCCCTTCCTGGAGCGCCGACTCCGGGGGGAGAGCCCGCTCGCGACGGAGTTCCTGCCCGTCCGCGACAACTGTCTCTACCTCGCGGTGGACCGCGACTGCTTCCACCACAAGGTGTCCGACACCCTCAGCATCGCGGTGTGCAACCTCCGGGCATTCGCGCGGGACTGCAATCTCGAAGGGCCGCCGCCACGCCGGCCAAAAGTGATCCTGTGCGCCCACTACGATTCCGACGCCCGCCTCACGGGGCGTGACTGGCACTTCGAGAGCGACCCGGCCCCCGGGGCGGACGACAACGCCTCGGGCTGCGCGGCGCTGCTGGAGCTGGCGCGCCAGGTCGGCACGCTCCGGTTCCCCTTCGACCTCGAGTTCCAGTTCTTCGGCGGCGAGGAGTTCGGCCTCTTCGGCAGCCGCCACGAAGCGGCGGCGGCGGATGCCCGCGGGGACTCCATCCTGGCGGTGCTGAGTCTCGACATGCTGGCGTACGCCCCGCGCCGGGACTCGCTGTTCGTGGTGGTGGACTCGGCCTCGCGCTGGCTCGCCGACTCGCTCGTCGGGGTCTCGCGCCGCGCGTGGGCGGACGGCCCGGCGCTGCAGACGGTGGTGGAGGCCCGCCCGCGCGACAACAGCGACCACGCCCCGTACCGCAACCTGGGCTGCCCGGCGGCGATGCTCTCCGAGGCGGCCAGCCCGGTGCTCACCAACCCCACCACGGAGACGCTGGCGGACACGCTGGGCAACCTCAGCATGCGGGCCATCCGCCGCGCGGTGCAGCTGGTGGGGATGTGGCTGCGCGAGCTGGCGGCGCCACGGGCGGTGTTCGAGACCCTGCCCTGGGGCCCGTACGCCATGCTGCCGAGCCAGCGCAAGGTGCTCGCCGCGGGGGACAGCCTGCGGCTCCCCGAGGTCACGGTGCGGGTGGCCGCGGGCTCGGGCGTGGACGCCGAGTGGGAACTCCTGGACCGGGCCCGGCCCTTCTTCATGGGTTGGCTCGACGGGAAGTTCCAGTCGCGCTCGGGGGACGTGCGGACGCTGTTCGACACCTTCGGCCCGGTCACGTTCGGGCCCGGGGCGCGGGTCACCATGCCGGCGCGGACGCTGCCGCTGGGGCCCGCGCAAAGCGGCAGTTACGCGTTCGACGAGCTGTGGAAGCTGCGGCCCGTCCCATCCGGCCTGGGGCGCGAGATCTCCGTGGAATCCTGGAGCGACTGGATCGAGCTGCTGCCCGCGAAGGACGCGGCGCCCTGGGAGCTGGGCCCGCGCACCAACCCGGTGGGTGCGGATTCCCCCGTTCCGGCGGCGTACGTGCGGCTCCGGGCCGGGACACCGGTCGGCGTGCGGCTCTTCGACGCCGCGGGCCGCACCGTGCACCGCGCCCGCGAAGCCGCGCGCGACTTCGCCGGCCTCCCGTACGTGCCGCTCGCGCCGGCGGGCAGGAATCTTCCGGCGGGCGTGTATTTCTACAGGCTGGAACTGGACGACGGCCGTGCCAGCCACGGCCGCATCGTGATCCTCCGGTGA